The Neobacillus sp. PS3-34 genome has a window encoding:
- a CDS encoding transglutaminase-like domain-containing protein, whose translation MITFSLEEMKGQDKFIWLDFNHRYLEELRDRYKLKSLVHDEMDDLTKVEVVMNWVNSLWEHNGENVPNRFDPLYILDQVSKGNQYRCVEYAVVLNGCLNALGLYSRILSLKTLDCETREYGAGHVVIEIYIPKIKKWVMADPQFNVVPYKNNEPLSAVELAQSSKRSVQIKQSFNDGFSYYEWILPYLCYFSINFDNLVNDERSYKEKEQLMLVPLNIHPPKVFQRVYPIGNVEYTNSVNRFYSSPF comes from the coding sequence ATGATTACCTTTTCTTTAGAGGAAATGAAGGGTCAGGATAAGTTTATATGGCTGGATTTTAATCATCGATATCTTGAGGAACTTCGTGATAGATATAAATTAAAGAGCCTTGTACATGATGAAATGGATGATTTAACAAAAGTGGAAGTAGTAATGAATTGGGTAAATAGTTTATGGGAGCATAATGGTGAAAATGTACCTAATCGCTTTGACCCTTTATATATTTTAGATCAAGTATCTAAAGGTAATCAATATCGGTGTGTTGAATATGCGGTAGTTCTTAACGGATGCTTAAATGCTTTGGGGCTATACTCCAGAATACTATCGTTAAAAACGCTGGATTGTGAGACAAGAGAATATGGAGCAGGTCACGTTGTCATAGAGATTTATATTCCAAAAATAAAGAAATGGGTAATGGCAGACCCACAGTTCAATGTTGTGCCATATAAAAACAATGAACCTTTAAGTGCTGTTGAATTAGCTCAGAGTAGTAAGCGTTCTGTGCAAATAAAGCAATCATTTAATGACGGTTTCTCTTATTACGAATGGATTTTGCCATACTTATGCTATTTTTCTATCAATTTTGATAACCTTGTAAACGATGAACGGTCTTATAAAGAAAAAGAACAATTAATGTTAGTTCCTTTAAATATTCATCCCCCAAAAGTCTTTCAACGAGTGTACCCAATTGGAAATGTTGAGTACACAAATTCAGTGAATAGATTTTATTCTAGTCCTTTCTAA
- a CDS encoding N-acetyltransferase — MMIIRAVKQEEYSFIEDFVYEIFKNTSYSDGVVEKSLVREIREKQYYIPQLDLVVEEKGEIIGHFILSKLPISNKNENEILMLSPVSVAIKKQRQGVGKFMLQEGIKLASERGYKGIIVEGDFRYYRRFGFKTSTEFGIYASKKNLPPSKENLMAMELCKDGLKNISGEVDYTIYHSLTH; from the coding sequence ATGATGATAATTAGAGCTGTTAAACAAGAAGAATATAGTTTTATAGAAGATTTTGTTTATGAAATATTCAAGAATACGAGCTATTCAGATGGTGTAGTTGAAAAATCTCTTGTAAGAGAAATTCGGGAAAAACAATATTACATCCCACAATTAGATTTAGTTGTTGAGGAGAAAGGGGAAATTATAGGGCACTTTATACTTTCAAAACTTCCAATAAGTAATAAAAATGAAAACGAAATTTTAATGTTATCCCCCGTCTCTGTGGCAATTAAAAAGCAACGACAAGGTGTTGGTAAGTTTATGTTGCAGGAAGGTATTAAATTAGCTTCTGAAAGAGGATATAAGGGAATTATTGTTGAAGGAGATTTTAGATATTATCGACGCTTTGGATTTAAAACATCAACTGAGTTCGGTATATATGCGTCCAAGAAAAACTTACCGCCATCCAAGGAGAATCTAATGGCAATGGAGTTGTGTAAAGATGGGTTGAAAAACATCTCCGGTGAAGTGGACTATACAATTTATCATTCATTAACACATTGA
- a CDS encoding YciI family protein, translated as MSTNISSNNPGKIHFMLKSTPPRVTFHQDMTEEERNIMLQHIAYWTDKQNQGIALVFGPVLNPKAPHGLAIIEVENEAQVPKLIAEDPAVIARVMSMESYPMMATLPK; from the coding sequence ATGTCAACCAATATCTCAAGTAACAATCCGGGAAAAATACACTTCATGTTAAAGTCTACTCCGCCAAGAGTAACTTTTCATCAGGACATGACCGAAGAAGAAAGGAACATTATGCTACAACACATCGCCTATTGGACGGACAAGCAGAATCAAGGGATTGCTTTGGTTTTCGGACCGGTTCTAAATCCTAAAGCCCCACATGGACTTGCAATCATCGAAGTTGAGAATGAAGCTCAAGTTCCAAAACTCATCGCAGAAGATCCCGCCGTTATTGCAAGAGTAATGTCAATGGAATCTTATCCGATGATGGCAACATTACCTAAATAA
- a CDS encoding GNAT family protein, with amino-acid sequence MVIDKIFSDFPTLETERLKLRKITIDDVEVMYSYCSNEEVPKYASWNAHNSLAETKETIERVIYQWENKKLVHWGIEYKENRKLIGTIEFVTWDPQHKVAEIGYALSQDYWGKGIASEAACEVIKFGFNNMNLVRIQARCYLENIGSARVMEKAKMSLEGVIRKGLFVKGKHQDLKMYSIISEEFYLLHKS; translated from the coding sequence TTGGTGATTGATAAAATATTTAGCGATTTTCCTACCTTAGAAACCGAAAGACTTAAACTTAGAAAGATAACTATAGATGATGTAGAAGTTATGTATTCATACTGTTCTAATGAGGAAGTGCCAAAGTATGCTTCTTGGAACGCTCACAATTCTTTAGCGGAAACAAAGGAGACTATTGAACGGGTAATATATCAATGGGAAAATAAGAAATTGGTTCATTGGGGTATTGAATATAAAGAAAACAGAAAATTGATTGGTACGATTGAATTTGTTACATGGGATCCACAACATAAAGTTGCTGAAATCGGATATGCTCTATCTCAGGATTATTGGGGAAAGGGAATCGCCTCAGAAGCCGCATGTGAAGTAATAAAATTCGGCTTTAACAATATGAACTTGGTTCGTATTCAAGCCAGATGCTACTTAGAAAATATCGGTTCTGCACGCGTAATGGAAAAGGCAAAGATGTCCTTGGAAGGTGTCATTAGAAAAGGGCTGTTCGTCAAAGGAAAACATCAAGATTTAAAAATGTATTCAATAATAAGCGAAGAGTTTTACCTCCTACATAAAAGCTAG
- a CDS encoding ABC transporter ATP-binding protein — MKKKAVNENVLNRFRYSQDVVIDKPFNWKQMLRLFSYMKPYQKNLLPLSILMVVITTAVRLIIPILIGVYTLDRALKNKDTQLLTILVATIAVLYSASYIANIFRIKWMNALGQGVIYDLRKHLFTHVQSLSHRFFDQRSAGSILVRIMNDINSLQELFTNGVINVLTDMVLLIGVCFILFTLSPQLTLAIMVILPIMFFISTSLRQNIRRSWQTVRMKQSKLNSHLNESMQGIRVTQSFTQEKENMEFFDGVNTETFESWRSASQKNAMFRPMVEITNAVGTAVLIWYGAHLIQTGSISIGVFVSFAFYLGMFWEPISRIGQVYNQLLMGMASSERIFEFLDEKPIVSDHDHSIELHEMKGHVEFDHVSFSYDEKRKALNNVSLEMKAGQTVALVGHTGSGKTTIVNLISRFYDPTSGRVKIDGVDLKDMSLTSLRNQISIVLQDTFIFSGTIMENIRFGRPDATDEEVAQAAKAVGAHTFIEKLANGYHTEVEERGNVLSVGERQLLSFARAILADPKILILDEATASIDTETELKIQQAMRSLLKGRTAIIIAHRLSTIREADHIFVLDHGEIKEQGNHEQLMEHRAEYYDLIKAQFNALVVA, encoded by the coding sequence TTGAAAAAGAAAGCAGTTAATGAAAATGTTTTAAATAGATTTAGATATTCACAGGATGTTGTGATTGATAAGCCGTTTAACTGGAAGCAAATGCTGCGGTTATTCAGCTATATGAAGCCATACCAGAAAAACCTTTTGCCGCTTTCAATCCTCATGGTTGTGATTACAACGGCGGTAAGGCTGATCATTCCGATACTGATTGGTGTTTATACCCTTGATAGGGCATTGAAGAATAAAGATACCCAACTGCTGACCATTCTGGTAGCAACAATTGCGGTATTATATTCAGCTTCCTATATAGCGAATATTTTCCGTATTAAATGGATGAATGCCCTTGGGCAAGGTGTCATTTATGACCTTCGAAAGCATTTGTTTACCCATGTACAAAGTTTATCACACCGTTTTTTTGATCAGCGATCTGCAGGTTCGATCCTGGTCAGAATTATGAATGATATCAACTCCCTTCAGGAGCTTTTTACAAATGGAGTTATTAATGTATTAACTGACATGGTTCTTTTGATAGGGGTATGTTTCATCCTATTTACCCTAAGCCCACAATTAACACTTGCTATAATGGTGATTCTTCCGATAATGTTCTTCATCTCAACCAGTTTGCGCCAGAATATCCGGAGGTCATGGCAGACAGTGAGAATGAAACAGTCAAAACTGAATTCCCATTTAAATGAAAGCATGCAGGGGATAAGGGTAACGCAGTCTTTTACTCAAGAAAAGGAAAACATGGAGTTCTTCGATGGAGTCAACACGGAAACGTTCGAAAGCTGGCGTTCGGCCTCGCAAAAGAATGCGATGTTCAGGCCAATGGTTGAAATAACCAATGCTGTCGGAACAGCAGTGTTAATCTGGTACGGTGCGCATTTGATCCAGACTGGTTCAATATCGATAGGTGTCTTCGTTTCCTTCGCCTTTTATTTGGGAATGTTTTGGGAACCTATCTCAAGAATCGGACAGGTGTACAATCAGCTGCTGATGGGAATGGCTTCTTCTGAACGGATTTTTGAATTTTTAGATGAAAAGCCAATTGTCTCGGATCACGATCATTCAATTGAATTACATGAAATGAAAGGCCATGTTGAGTTTGATCATGTTTCCTTCTCATATGATGAAAAAAGAAAAGCGTTAAACAATGTATCGCTTGAAATGAAGGCTGGCCAGACGGTTGCTTTAGTAGGTCACACTGGTTCAGGCAAAACAACCATTGTGAATTTAATCAGCAGATTTTATGATCCAACGAGCGGACGTGTCAAAATAGATGGAGTAGATTTAAAGGATATGTCTCTAACAAGTCTGAGAAATCAAATAAGCATCGTATTGCAGGATACGTTTATTTTTTCCGGCACGATTATGGAAAATATCCGATTTGGCCGTCCTGATGCAACAGACGAGGAAGTAGCACAAGCAGCAAAAGCTGTTGGTGCGCATACCTTCATTGAAAAACTGGCGAATGGCTATCATACTGAGGTAGAGGAACGTGGGAATGTTCTATCGGTTGGAGAAAGGCAGCTTCTATCCTTTGCACGGGCGATACTGGCTGACCCTAAAATTTTAATTCTCGATGAAGCAACAGCGAGTATCGATACCGAGACAGAACTTAAGATTCAACAGGCCATGCGTTCTCTTCTAAAAGGGCGTACCGCCATTATTATCGCTCACCGTTTATCGACGATCCGAGAAGCAGACCATATTTTTGTCCTGGACCATGGGGAAATTAAAGAACAGGGTAATCATGAACAGTTAATGGAGCATCGTGCCGAATACTATGACCTGATAAAGGCGCAATTCAATGCGTTGGTGGTAGCTTAA
- a CDS encoding IS110 family transposase, protein MKFKMQDKQNQLIERISDKHLVVGIDIAQQLHVARAVNFRGIIVGDPLPFENNEEGFEKLLNWIQKLKGINKLEDTIVGMEPTGHYWVNLSKWLITQDIEVVTVNPHLVKRNKENRDNTQSKSDKKDALVIADMVKNGYYSFVRPSSEPYEKLRVLISNRDVVVKRLVSSVNQLNRWVDIVFPELRQVFKDITAKGAIATLKLFPSPSDLISKNPAEIVTGWKTLMKRQPGLKKAYLILNVARKSVGTTQAIEAYKLHLEQLLEEYDLTVQQLDRVERAIKDVLSKIPFANKLLMIKGISEISLAGILGEAGDLSGFSHGNSLLRHAGLHLSEASSGKWKGQIVLSKRGRSRLRRFLYLATMSLVMNNPEFKTLHSHNVKVKKMKKMKSIMKLVGKLARVFVGIARKDEPYCAKKVYALTDLAA, encoded by the coding sequence ATGAAGTTTAAAATGCAGGACAAACAAAATCAACTAATTGAAAGAATTTCCGATAAACATTTAGTAGTTGGTATAGATATAGCCCAACAGTTACACGTTGCGAGAGCCGTGAACTTCCGGGGCATTATTGTCGGAGATCCCCTTCCATTTGAGAATAATGAAGAGGGTTTTGAGAAGCTATTAAACTGGATACAAAAGCTGAAAGGAATAAATAAACTCGAGGACACCATTGTTGGAATGGAACCGACAGGCCATTACTGGGTCAACCTCTCAAAGTGGTTAATAACCCAGGACATTGAAGTAGTTACTGTAAATCCTCACTTGGTCAAACGAAATAAGGAAAATCGAGATAATACTCAATCAAAAAGTGATAAGAAAGACGCTTTGGTAATAGCCGATATGGTGAAGAACGGATACTATTCCTTTGTAAGGCCTTCTTCCGAACCGTATGAAAAACTTAGGGTTCTCATATCCAATCGGGATGTTGTAGTTAAAAGGCTTGTAAGTTCTGTCAATCAATTAAACCGCTGGGTGGACATTGTTTTTCCAGAACTCAGGCAAGTATTTAAGGACATAACAGCGAAAGGGGCAATCGCAACCCTTAAGCTTTTCCCCTCCCCTTCAGATCTGATTTCAAAGAATCCTGCCGAAATAGTTACTGGGTGGAAAACACTTATGAAGAGGCAGCCTGGGTTAAAGAAAGCCTATCTGATTCTCAATGTAGCCAGGAAATCAGTTGGTACAACTCAAGCAATCGAGGCATACAAATTGCATCTGGAACAATTACTCGAAGAGTATGACCTAACGGTTCAACAACTGGATAGAGTTGAGCGTGCAATTAAAGATGTATTATCTAAAATTCCTTTTGCCAATAAGCTTCTTATGATTAAAGGAATTAGTGAGATTTCATTGGCCGGTATATTAGGTGAAGCAGGAGATTTAAGCGGGTTTTCACACGGCAATTCCTTACTCCGCCATGCAGGGCTCCACCTCTCCGAAGCCAGTTCAGGGAAATGGAAAGGACAAATTGTTCTATCAAAGCGTGGCAGATCGAGACTAAGACGTTTCCTCTATCTAGCCACTATGAGTCTAGTGATGAACAATCCGGAATTCAAGACCCTCCATTCCCATAACGTTAAAGTGAAAAAGATGAAGAAAATGAAATCCATCATGAAGCTTGTCGGGAAACTGGCAAGGGTCTTTGTAGGAATCGCACGCAAGGATGAACCTTATTGTGCTAAAAAGGTTTATGCTCTAACGGATTTGGCTGCTTAA
- a CDS encoding HIT family protein: MPYDVNCPFCNPQKDIEQNIVFENKTSYFLQHNKQQDVLEGCGLIVPKKHHANAFELTNEEWNDTYELLQNAKKYLDEKYSPDGYTLGWNVGEVSNQSIFHSHLHIIPRFNDEPLAGKGVRYWLKQPENKREKLLSR; the protein is encoded by the coding sequence ATGCCTTACGATGTAAATTGCCCTTTTTGCAATCCACAGAAAGACATAGAACAGAATATTGTTTTTGAAAATAAGACGAGTTATTTTTTACAGCACAATAAACAACAAGATGTATTAGAAGGCTGCGGTCTAATAGTGCCTAAAAAACATCACGCTAATGCATTTGAATTAACAAATGAAGAATGGAATGATACATATGAACTCCTACAAAATGCTAAGAAATATCTTGATGAAAAATATTCACCAGATGGCTATACACTAGGTTGGAACGTAGGTGAAGTTTCAAATCAATCTATTTTCCATAGCCACCTTCACATCATACCACGGTTTAATGATGAACCTCTAGCTGGTAAGGGAGTTCGTTACTGGTTGAAACAACCTGAAAATAAAAGAGAAAAACTTCTAAGTAGATAG
- a CDS encoding aminoglycoside phosphotransferase family protein: MLNRVIEQFGLQVLSINEVEDSHSSTVYKCNLLNGENVFLKIPYTKLKFQRELEAYEILKGSVAIPKMLDYWSGDEDCSGAFLLSELKGQSLTTEASPTVAFHVGVIHASMHSIQPSFVKVLAGIQNEFPNWSKFMEHQFYSFAEDVRDVLDKGLYKQALEKFGEMKQQLPSPDGPSFIHMDFRPANIIIDGNKVSGIIDFESVRFGSTEIDFTKLYRDFLCFDFTLYQAYKEGYNSIRPLIDLEVVLPFYRFTDAFNSIGWCKRRGIEKNALFLEENLASLKKLLL; this comes from the coding sequence ATGTTAAATCGTGTCATTGAACAATTTGGATTGCAGGTATTATCAATTAATGAGGTTGAAGATTCTCATAGTTCAACAGTCTATAAATGTAATTTGCTTAATGGTGAAAATGTTTTTTTAAAAATTCCCTATACAAAATTGAAGTTTCAGCGGGAGTTAGAAGCTTATGAAATTTTAAAAGGAAGCGTTGCTATTCCCAAGATGTTGGATTATTGGTCTGGTGATGAGGATTGTTCTGGTGCTTTTTTATTATCCGAATTAAAAGGACAATCGTTAACAACTGAGGCTTCACCAACAGTAGCGTTTCATGTCGGGGTTATTCATGCCTCGATGCATTCAATTCAGCCGTCTTTTGTGAAAGTGTTGGCTGGCATACAAAATGAATTTCCGAACTGGTCTAAATTTATGGAACATCAATTTTATAGTTTTGCTGAAGATGTAAGAGATGTTTTGGATAAAGGTTTATACAAACAAGCCCTTGAAAAATTTGGAGAAATGAAACAACAACTACCTTCCCCAGATGGACCTAGCTTTATACATATGGATTTCCGCCCAGCAAATATAATTATTGATGGCAATAAAGTTTCAGGAATAATAGATTTTGAAAGCGTACGATTTGGTTCAACAGAAATCGATTTCACCAAACTGTATCGTGATTTTTTATGCTTCGATTTTACCTTGTATCAGGCATATAAAGAAGGCTATAACAGTATCAGACCTTTAATTGATTTAGAAGTTGTATTGCCTTTTTATCGATTTACAGATGCCTTCAATAGTATCGGGTGGTGTAAACGTCGTGGAATTGAAAAAAATGCTTTATTTCTTGAAGAAAATTTAGCAAGTTTAAAAAAACTGTTACTATAA
- a CDS encoding DinB family protein has translation MQTFFHYNWMVREEWYQWCEELSEDELLRNRTGGVGSILHTLFHIVDVEWSWIRVLQGKTDFMESFDGYKSLNQVRKLDAEYRTEVENFVNNWDGSMENQLYYDTLPDGRVVTDTWGEVIRHVIAHEIHHIGQLSIWAREIGKKPVSANLIGRGLSSHSNN, from the coding sequence TTGCAAACATTTTTTCACTATAACTGGATGGTCAGAGAAGAATGGTATCAATGGTGTGAGGAGTTAAGTGAAGATGAGCTTTTACGCAACCGAACTGGCGGAGTAGGCAGTATATTGCATACACTCTTCCATATAGTTGATGTGGAATGGAGCTGGATACGTGTTTTGCAAGGTAAAACAGACTTTATGGAGAGTTTTGATGGATATAAGAGCTTGAATCAGGTTCGGAAATTAGACGCTGAATACCGAACGGAAGTGGAGAACTTTGTGAACAACTGGGATGGGAGCATGGAAAATCAATTATATTACGATACCTTACCAGATGGAAGAGTTGTAACGGATACTTGGGGTGAGGTTATTCGACATGTAATTGCCCACGAAATTCATCACATTGGACAATTATCAATTTGGGCAAGGGAAATAGGGAAAAAGCCAGTATCTGCAAACCTTATTGGACGGGGTCTTTCATCTCATTCAAATAATTAA
- a CDS encoding DUF3231 family protein produces MEHNPKLVSSEVAALWTAYMQNSMSYCILQHFDNVNEDTDSTDIIHTALTNCNFVVNEVKQIFEKENHALPMGFTQEDVNLKAGRLYSDLFTLRYIKYMAAAGTAAAAALLEVLARNDVREIFSKTSEMFMKLYNNACDLLLKKGAFIRSPTIAPMEKAEYLQSESFLSGLIGKHRPLTAIELAHISKNTETNSIGRTFVAGFSQSAKSPEVRKYLERGTEIAAKHETVFRQILVEDGVPLPSSWDSTISQSINAPYSDKLMMFHTNSLTAISVAGYGAAIGGSLRKDLGGHYTRLVAEILQYANDGVKLMIENRWMEQPPQNVDREALRNRSI; encoded by the coding sequence ATGGAGCATAACCCCAAACTTGTTTCTTCAGAAGTTGCAGCATTGTGGACTGCTTATATGCAGAATTCTATGTCTTATTGTATCCTTCAGCATTTTGACAACGTAAACGAAGATACTGATAGTACGGACATAATTCATACAGCTTTAACAAATTGTAATTTTGTAGTAAATGAAGTCAAACAAATCTTTGAAAAAGAAAATCATGCATTACCTATGGGATTCACACAAGAAGATGTAAATTTAAAAGCGGGTCGATTATATTCGGATCTTTTTACCTTGCGATATATTAAATACATGGCTGCTGCTGGAACAGCAGCGGCGGCAGCTTTACTTGAAGTATTGGCACGAAACGATGTAAGAGAAATTTTTTCGAAAACTTCCGAAATGTTTATGAAACTTTACAATAATGCTTGTGACTTACTTCTTAAGAAGGGTGCATTTATACGTTCTCCTACCATAGCTCCCATGGAAAAAGCTGAATACCTTCAAAGTGAATCATTTTTATCAGGATTAATCGGCAAACATCGCCCTTTAACTGCCATTGAACTAGCCCATATCTCTAAAAATACGGAAACAAACTCAATTGGTAGAACATTTGTAGCTGGTTTTTCCCAATCTGCTAAATCACCTGAAGTTAGAAAATATTTGGAGAGAGGTACGGAAATAGCCGCAAAGCATGAAACTGTGTTTAGACAAATATTAGTAGAAGATGGAGTCCCGTTACCAAGCTCATGGGATTCAACGATTTCACAATCAATCAATGCTCCTTATTCAGATAAGTTAATGATGTTTCATACCAATAGTCTAACAGCCATTAGCGTCGCTGGTTATGGGGCAGCAATTGGAGGAAGCCTTAGAAAGGATTTAGGTGGACATTACACAAGACTAGTGGCTGAAATACTTCAATATGCAAATGACGGTGTTAAATTAATGATTGAAAACAGGTGGATGGAACAACCACCACAAAATGTAGATAGGGAAGCATTGAGAAATAGAAGTATTTAA
- a CDS encoding GNAT family N-acetyltransferase, which produces MFNFIKVSIEHIDKIISLRLALLKELGELNSPQEEQLLATSTRGYLQKALLNNEFISYMAETNGKPVSISGMVIFKRPPYLENLQGIEAYILNMYTVPEYRGKGFAKKLLENCIDESKKSGVKRIWLHASEDGEHLYKRMGFTNKDSEMELFL; this is translated from the coding sequence ATGTTTAACTTTATTAAGGTTTCTATTGAACATATTGATAAAATAATAAGTTTACGTCTTGCTCTTCTAAAGGAATTAGGAGAGTTAAATTCCCCTCAAGAAGAACAACTTTTGGCAACTTCAACTAGAGGGTATTTACAAAAAGCACTTTTAAACAATGAATTTATTTCCTATATGGCAGAAACTAACGGGAAACCCGTAAGTATCAGTGGAATGGTTATATTCAAAAGACCACCTTACTTAGAGAATCTTCAAGGGATTGAAGCCTACATTCTTAATATGTACACTGTTCCAGAATATCGTGGAAAGGGTTTTGCAAAAAAGTTACTGGAAAATTGTATTGATGAAAGTAAAAAAAGTGGAGTAAAGCGTATTTGGTTGCACGCATCTGAAGATGGGGAACATCTTTATAAAAGAATGGGCTTTACTAATAAGGATAGTGAAATGGAACTGTTTTTATAA
- a CDS encoding alpha/beta family hydrolase, translating to MTSNKIVGSKSFPVRMIEQNEEANNLVIILPGAGYTTQAPLLHFTTGLFYTKGFDVLHINYTFSRQEMSVLNERDFGRDVQLAIDNAIKDKKYSSYYVVAKSIGTKALSYLLDNTMLKDAKVVWLTPILQNDDVFNAMVKSDNKGLCIFGQKDSFCFIVERFEKLKNNQNLILKVVDGGNHSLELDEEPIKSIEILKSVITAINEF from the coding sequence GTGACTAGTAATAAAATTGTTGGTTCTAAAAGTTTTCCTGTTAGAATGATAGAACAAAATGAAGAAGCAAATAATTTAGTTATTATCTTACCTGGGGCAGGTTACACAACACAAGCTCCATTGTTACACTTTACAACAGGGTTATTTTACACTAAAGGTTTTGATGTATTACACATTAACTATACATTCAGTAGGCAAGAGATGTCTGTTCTAAATGAAAGGGATTTCGGAAGAGATGTACAACTTGCAATCGACAACGCAATCAAGGACAAGAAATACAGTAGTTATTATGTAGTGGCTAAATCAATCGGAACAAAAGCTTTAAGTTATCTACTCGATAATACAATGTTGAAAGATGCTAAAGTAGTTTGGTTGACTCCAATACTACAAAATGATGACGTATTTAATGCAATGGTTAAAAGTGATAATAAAGGACTTTGTATTTTTGGACAAAAAGATAGTTTTTGTTTTATTGTGGAACGCTTTGAAAAATTGAAAAATAATCAAAATCTTATATTAAAAGTGGTTGATGGTGGAAATCACAGTTTAGAGCTTGATGAAGAACCAATAAAATCTATTGAAATATTAAAAAGTGTAATTACTGCTATTAATGAGTTTTAA
- a CDS encoding N-acyl homoserine lactonase family protein: MKVHIWHTGRVCIDQALAFREKGLHPIPYSGWLRGENKKMWVPVSTYLIEHPKGLILVDTGWNEEIRINQKKHLGRLAYSMFRGELPVGESIVDKLNNFGVKSSEIDYVFLTHLHSDHVSGLSHVQDAKKIFTSELELKSANKKVGYIKSMWEGILIDTFILEDIPYGPFNKGLDFFGDGTLFLVHTPGHSEGMFSLLVKMNEGWLLLASDVGYAKKSWEQMILPGVTSNKIHAKKSLEWIQNFQRKDCIQVIANHDSEITPFTIGES, translated from the coding sequence ATGAAAGTCCATATATGGCATACTGGTAGGGTTTGTATTGACCAGGCATTAGCTTTTCGAGAGAAAGGATTACACCCTATCCCATATTCGGGTTGGCTACGGGGAGAAAATAAAAAGATGTGGGTTCCCGTTTCCACTTACCTCATTGAGCATCCAAAAGGGCTTATCTTGGTTGATACAGGTTGGAATGAAGAAATTAGGATTAATCAAAAAAAACATTTGGGGCGGTTAGCGTACTCTATGTTCAGAGGAGAACTCCCTGTGGGCGAATCAATAGTTGATAAATTAAATAACTTTGGAGTAAAAAGTAGTGAAATAGACTATGTTTTTTTAACACATCTCCATTCGGACCACGTTAGCGGGTTAAGTCACGTACAGGATGCAAAAAAAATATTTACAAGCGAACTGGAGTTGAAATCGGCAAACAAAAAAGTTGGTTACATTAAGTCAATGTGGGAAGGTATATTGATTGACACATTTATTTTAGAAGATATACCATATGGTCCTTTTAATAAGGGGCTTGATTTTTTTGGAGATGGTACTCTATTTCTAGTTCATACTCCTGGGCATAGCGAAGGGATGTTTTCTTTGCTCGTTAAAATGAACGAAGGCTGGTTGTTATTAGCGAGTGACGTAGGATATGCAAAGAAATCTTGGGAACAAATGATATTGCCTGGTGTCACATCTAATAAAATTCACGCTAAGAAATCATTAGAATGGATACAAAACTTCCAAAGGAAGGATTGCATACAGGTAATAGCAAATCACGACTCCGAGATAACCCCTTTTACAATTGGAGAATCGTAA